In the Dehalococcoidia bacterium genome, ATATGTTGGTTGGTTTGGTGTCTTAATGATTCCATGTCTACTTACAGCTGCAGCTTGTTTTATTGTTGCGTTTATAGCAGCTCCTCCTGTGGATATTGACGGCATTCGTGAGCCAGTTTCTGGTTCTTTCTTATATGGAAACAACATCATCTCAGGGGCAGTCGTTCCAAGCTCAAACGCAATCGGACTGCACTTCTACCCAATTTGGGAAACATCTACTCTCGATGAGTGGTTGTACAACGGAGGACCATACCAACTTGTTATCTTTCACTTCCTTATCGGTATCTCAGCTTACATGGGACGCCAATGGGAACTTAGTTACAGACTAGGTATGCGTCCTTGGATCTGCGTAGCTTATTCAGCTCCAGTGTCAGCAGCTTTCGCTGTATTTCTTGTATATCCTTTTGGTCAGGGATCATTCTCTGACGGTATGCCTTTAGGTATATCAGGTACGTTTAACTTCATGTTCGTGTTCCAAGCTGAACATAACATCCTAATGCATCCTTTCCACATGGCAGGTGTAGCAGGTATGTTTGGGGGATCACTCTTTAGTGCAATGCACGGTTCTTTAGTTACATCATCTCTAATCAGAGAAACTACAGAAGTTGAGTCTCAGAACTACGGTTACAAGTTTGGACAAGAAGAGGAAACATATAACATCGTTGCAGCTCATGGCTACTTCGGTCGTTTAATCTTCCAATATGCTTCATTCAACAACAGCAGAAGTCTTCACTTCTTCCTAGCTGTATTTCCAGTTGTTTGTGTATGGTTAACTTCAATGGGTATCTGCACAATGGCATTTAACCTTAATGGTTTCAACTTTAACCAATCAGTTGTTGATGCTAACGGAAAAGTAATTCCTACATGGGCTGATGTTCTTAACAGACAGAGTTTAGGTATGGAAGTAATGCACGAGAGAAATGCTCACAACTTCCCTCTCGATCTAGCATGTTCTGAATCTACTTCAGTTGCCCTATCTGCTCCAGCTATAGGTTGACTTTAGAGGTTTATTACCGCTAGTCTATAAAAGGTACGTGGTTCTCTCCATGTGCGTGTGTGCAAAGTAAAGTGGTTGACCCAGAGGTGGTGCTCTGGGTCTTTTTTTATGTATACAAAGTAGAATTAGTAAAAGTGTTTATAGTCCTATGCAGATGAATACCGGATTTGATGGCAGCATGATAGATCAATTATTAGAAACTGCTGAAGATAAGAAAGAAAAAGAAGATGAAGAATTAGAAATAGAGAGAAAATATTATCAGAAACCTGATCCAGCAACAGATCCTTTACAGGCTGCTAATTTTCTACGTAATTTTACACAAGGGATGATGTAGAAGATGGGTGAATTTGATACTGACTACAAACTTTTTTATAGACCCATGTTAGATTTTGGTTCTGGAGTTGGGATAAATGAAAGTATGAGAAAATACAACCTTGAAGAGATGAATAGAAGAAATAGAGAAGAATTTGAGATGGATAACATTGGTATGTCGGATAATGAAAATTTAGATTTTTTACAAGATTTTTTAGTTGCTAAAGGATATAACAAATTAATCCCTGAAGGTTTACGTGATAAATATAAAAGAGAGGCTGATATTGAGAAGTATTTAAAGAATATGGATAAATTAAGACAACGTGGGATACTATCATAATTATTTAACGTAGAATTAGGAAAACAGTATTAATTGCAATGCCTATACCTACAGAAAGTTTTCTAAAAAAATTTTTAAAAGAGTCTGGGGGTAAATTCCCTACTGTTCCTGAAATGCAAAGAGGCACAGGTTCTTTAGAGCAGAATGCTCGTGATTTAACAATGATGAATGGCACTACTGACATGATGGGAATGCCAAGTCAAGGTGCTCAAGAATTAGCTCAAAATGTAGAGCAAAATAAAAAAACTGGAATTTTGCAAAGAGTCGCTGGATTTTTAAACAAATTAAATCCTTTTGATAATATGTTTCCTGACAATAGAGTAGATTACACTAGTCCTGATGGAACAATTCAAAAAGTAAATCCTGATTTTTTAAAATTAATTATGAATCGTCCTGATTTAAAAGAAAGATTTGATAGTACAGGATCAATTTACAGCACTGAAATGCCATGAGAATGGCTGGGATTGGTTATTATCCTAGTTTTCCTGTTAAATATTCGAATATGTACAACGATTATTCGATGGTAACAGCAGGATTAGCTGACCCTTTTCAACCACAGAAAAAAGAAAAAGCAGATAAGTGT is a window encoding:
- the psbA gene encoding photosystem II q(b) protein, with amino-acid sequence YVGWFGVLMIPCLLTAAACFIVAFIAAPPVDIDGIREPVSGSFLYGNNIISGAVVPSSNAIGLHFYPIWETSTLDEWLYNGGPYQLVIFHFLIGISAYMGRQWELSYRLGMRPWICVAYSAPVSAAFAVFLVYPFGQGSFSDGMPLGISGTFNFMFVFQAEHNILMHPFHMAGVAGMFGGSLFSAMHGSLVTSSLIRETTEVESQNYGYKFGQEEETYNIVAAHGYFGRLIFQYASFNNSRSLHFFLAVFPVVCVWLTSMGICTMAFNLNGFNFNQSVVDANGKVIPTWADVLNRQSLGMEVMHERNAHNFPLDLACSESTSVALSAPAIG